A genomic window from Streptomyces broussonetiae includes:
- a CDS encoding ATP-grasp domain-containing protein, which translates to MPAVRPRLLYVTDLAYQARGRRYCDEDIFLTARLRARFDLALCHPLDAAALMDGFDAVVVRNSGPVLGYQSAYDAFREQALATGTRVYNPLTGKADMAGKQYLLDLSAAGFPVIPTVGSTEDLDRLPPAERYVVKPKLGADSVGLRIVPAGQIAAAARGEVLIQPCVDFVHEVSFYFVDDDFEYALYAPDPERRWELQPYPATAADLEFARRFVDWNDLGHGIQRVDACRARDGGLLLVELEDLNPYLSLEALPEEARDAFVGTFTASLSRFVQGALSPA; encoded by the coding sequence ATGCCCGCCGTCCGCCCCCGCCTGCTCTACGTCACCGACCTGGCGTACCAGGCCCGCGGGCGCCGCTACTGCGACGAGGACATCTTCCTCACCGCCCGCCTCCGCGCCCGCTTCGACCTCGCCCTGTGTCATCCGTTGGACGCGGCCGCGCTCATGGACGGCTTCGACGCCGTGGTCGTCCGCAACAGCGGGCCCGTCCTCGGCTACCAGAGCGCCTACGACGCCTTCCGCGAGCAGGCGCTCGCCACCGGCACCCGGGTGTACAACCCGCTCACCGGCAAGGCGGACATGGCCGGCAAGCAGTACCTGCTCGACCTGAGCGCCGCCGGCTTCCCGGTCATACCGACCGTCGGCAGTACCGAGGACCTGGACCGGCTGCCGCCCGCCGAGCGGTACGTGGTCAAGCCGAAGCTGGGCGCGGACTCGGTGGGCCTGCGGATCGTGCCCGCCGGACAGATCGCCGCGGCGGCCCGCGGCGAGGTGCTGATCCAGCCGTGCGTCGACTTCGTCCACGAGGTCTCCTTCTACTTCGTCGACGACGACTTCGAGTACGCCCTGTACGCCCCCGACCCGGAGCGCCGCTGGGAGCTGCAGCCGTACCCGGCCACCGCCGCCGACCTGGAGTTCGCCCGGCGTTTCGTCGACTGGAACGACCTCGGCCACGGCATCCAGCGCGTGGACGCCTGCCGTGCCCGCGACGGCGGCCTGCTGCTGGTCGAACTGGAGGACCTGAACCCCTACCTGTCTCTGGAGGCACTGCCGGAGGAGGCCAGGGACGCCTTCGTCGGCACGTTCACGGCGTCCCTGAGCCGGTTTGTGCAGGGAGCGCTCAGCCCAGCCTGA
- a CDS encoding polysaccharide lyase 8 family protein, which translates to MTTPWSRRGFLAICSGTAVALGIGTPAFAASDEFATLRARWRTLILGEGFDPAAEPFASRLSGLGTTAGRYRATMAPAAGSLWPDLVYADPDPDTDQESFGYSGNMNTSYTRLSTLAQAYCQPGTGLTGDTGLRDAIVAGLDHLHDDVYNASRTPYGNWYNWQIGAPQALLDVCVLMYDALSATQLAGHLAAVDHFVPDSAVASYSGTSTGANRVDLCRVLALRGVVGASAAKVALARDALSPVFPYVTSGDGLYADGSFIQHTSVPYTGSYGSVLLGGLGLLFALLAGSGWAVTDPNRQIVFDAVEHSWAPFLYNGLVMDGVAGRAISRGLTASDPQHIQQDDHLRGHPVLASIVLLGQGASDAENARWRALVKGWVQRDHYSPPLADPVLSLPHLARLKAVQDDTSLTAVAEPAGHRLFPSMARATHRRPGWAASLSMADKRITYYETGNGENLRGWHTGAGMLYWWGDTFANGQYSDAFWPTVDPYRLPGTTTSRKALADAAGGDWGAAKPDVNWVGGATDGERAAVGQYLKGLQSTLVAKKSWFFLDDTVVCLGAGITCTDGTAVETTVDNRNLGPTGGAPFTVDGTLEPAAYPWSATLTGAKWAHLGGHGGYVFPGGAAVRALRESRDGSWSTINKGGATTVVNRRYLTLCVDHGTDPVNASYAYLLLPGASAARTRARAADAQWLTVLANSDSQQGISVRSLGFTGVNFWFGGTVGTLTASDPCCVMISEHGDGTAVIAVSDPMRMRTGLTLTWRRAVAAVTSTPAALASAATGSALTLTFGDLTGTAGATQRVAVRLG; encoded by the coding sequence ATGACGACTCCTTGGTCACGCCGTGGCTTTCTGGCCATCTGTTCCGGCACCGCTGTCGCCCTGGGGATCGGTACGCCGGCATTCGCGGCCTCGGACGAGTTCGCGACGCTCCGCGCGCGCTGGCGCACCCTGATCCTCGGCGAGGGATTCGACCCCGCCGCCGAGCCGTTCGCCTCCCGCCTCTCCGGCCTGGGCACGACGGCGGGCCGGTACCGGGCCACGATGGCCCCCGCCGCCGGCTCCCTGTGGCCCGACCTGGTCTACGCCGACCCGGATCCGGACACCGACCAGGAGTCGTTCGGCTACTCCGGCAACATGAACACCAGCTACACCCGGCTGAGCACGCTCGCTCAGGCCTACTGCCAGCCGGGCACCGGGCTTACCGGTGACACCGGCCTGCGGGACGCGATCGTCGCCGGCCTGGACCATCTCCACGACGACGTCTACAACGCGAGCCGGACCCCGTACGGCAACTGGTACAACTGGCAGATCGGCGCCCCTCAGGCGCTGCTCGACGTGTGCGTGCTGATGTACGACGCCCTGTCGGCCACCCAGCTCGCCGGCCACCTCGCCGCGGTGGACCACTTCGTGCCCGACTCGGCGGTGGCGAGCTACAGCGGGACGAGCACGGGCGCGAACCGGGTGGACCTGTGCCGGGTGCTGGCGCTGCGCGGGGTCGTCGGGGCGAGTGCGGCCAAGGTGGCGCTGGCCCGTGACGCCCTGTCCCCTGTTTTCCCGTACGTCACCTCGGGCGACGGCCTGTACGCCGACGGCTCGTTCATCCAGCACACCTCGGTGCCGTACACCGGTTCCTACGGTTCGGTGCTGCTCGGCGGGCTGGGGCTGCTGTTCGCGCTGCTGGCGGGCTCCGGTTGGGCGGTGACGGACCCGAACCGGCAGATCGTGTTCGACGCGGTGGAGCACTCCTGGGCGCCGTTCCTCTACAACGGTCTGGTGATGGACGGCGTCGCGGGCCGGGCGATCAGCCGGGGGCTGACGGCGTCGGACCCTCAGCACATCCAGCAGGACGATCACTTGCGCGGTCATCCGGTCCTGGCCTCGATCGTGCTGCTCGGGCAGGGGGCGAGCGATGCGGAGAACGCGCGCTGGCGGGCGCTGGTGAAGGGCTGGGTGCAGCGGGACCACTACAGTCCGCCGCTGGCCGACCCGGTGCTGAGCCTGCCGCATCTGGCCCGGCTGAAAGCAGTTCAGGACGACACCTCGCTCACGGCGGTCGCCGAGCCGGCCGGGCATCGCCTGTTCCCGTCCATGGCGCGGGCCACCCACCGCAGACCCGGCTGGGCGGCCTCGCTGAGCATGGCCGACAAGAGGATCACCTACTACGAGACCGGCAACGGCGAGAACCTGCGCGGCTGGCACACCGGTGCCGGGATGCTCTACTGGTGGGGCGACACCTTTGCCAACGGCCAGTACAGTGACGCCTTCTGGCCCACCGTCGACCCGTACCGGCTGCCGGGTACGACCACCTCCCGCAAGGCGCTGGCCGATGCGGCGGGCGGCGACTGGGGGGCGGCGAAGCCGGACGTGAACTGGGTGGGCGGGGCCACGGACGGCGAGCGGGCCGCCGTCGGGCAGTACCTCAAGGGGCTGCAGTCGACGCTCGTGGCGAAGAAGTCGTGGTTCTTCCTGGACGACACGGTCGTCTGTCTCGGCGCGGGCATCACCTGCACCGACGGCACGGCCGTGGAGACCACGGTCGACAACCGCAACCTCGGCCCCACCGGCGGTGCCCCGTTCACGGTGGACGGCACGCTCGAGCCCGCTGCCTACCCATGGTCGGCGACGCTCACGGGCGCGAAGTGGGCGCACCTGGGCGGGCACGGCGGCTACGTCTTCCCCGGTGGGGCGGCGGTGCGGGCGCTGCGCGAGTCCCGGGACGGCAGCTGGAGCACGATCAACAAGGGCGGTGCGACGACCGTCGTGAACCGCAGGTACCTGACGCTGTGCGTCGATCACGGAACCGATCCGGTGAACGCCTCGTACGCCTACCTCCTGCTCCCCGGCGCATCCGCGGCCCGCACCCGGGCGCGGGCCGCGGATGCGCAGTGGCTGACCGTTCTCGCCAACTCCGACAGCCAGCAGGGCATTTCGGTGCGTTCGCTCGGGTTCACCGGGGTGAACTTCTGGTTCGGCGGAACGGTCGGAACGCTGACCGCGAGCGATCCGTGCTGTGTGATGATCAGCGAGCACGGCGACGGCACCGCCGTGATCGCCGTGAGCGATCCGATGCGCATGCGCACCGGCCTCACCCTGACCTGGCGGCGGGCGGTCGCCGCGGTGACCTCCACACCGGCCGCACTTGCCTCGGCAGCCACCGGAAGCGCACTGACGCTCACCTTCGGCGACCTCACGGGAACCGCGGGGGCCACCCAGCGGGTCGCCGTCAGGCTGGGCTGA
- a CDS encoding peptidoglycan-binding domain-containing protein: MPTPPEPERPEPAPVLEPIRVLRPRRFDALAELMREIRPDPVTFEPVTTALSPRPAAVRGEPPTAEDDTQELPPAAPAGPASGARVPAPRLTRAAVAGAVAAAALVGFGCALLLPARQEAAATAHPSRPATGAPPAATPTATSSATAAADPDGPGTLRQGDTGPEVTELQERLLRIPDVYRDGSASGTYDAALTAAVARFQLWYGIRGDETGVYGDDTRRALESRTNPDDGS, from the coding sequence GTGCCGACACCGCCCGAGCCCGAACGCCCTGAGCCCGCACCGGTGCTGGAACCCATCCGGGTGCTGCGGCCCCGCCGGTTCGACGCCCTCGCGGAGCTGATGCGGGAGATCCGTCCCGACCCGGTGACCTTCGAGCCCGTCACCACGGCGCTCTCCCCGCGCCCCGCTGCGGTGCGCGGGGAGCCACCCACCGCCGAGGACGACACCCAGGAACTGCCACCCGCCGCGCCGGCCGGCCCCGCCTCCGGCGCCCGCGTCCCGGCCCCCCGCCTCACCCGGGCCGCCGTGGCCGGGGCCGTGGCGGCGGCCGCACTCGTCGGCTTCGGCTGCGCCCTGCTGCTGCCCGCCCGCCAGGAGGCCGCCGCGACCGCGCACCCGTCCCGGCCCGCGACCGGCGCACCGCCCGCCGCCACACCGACCGCGACCTCCTCGGCCACCGCTGCCGCAGATCCCGACGGCCCCGGCACCCTGCGTCAGGGCGACACGGGCCCCGAGGTCACCGAACTCCAGGAACGCCTGCTGCGCATCCCGGACGTCTACCGCGACGGCTCCGCCAGCGGCACCTACGACGCCGCCCTCACCGCGGCCGTGGCCCGCTTCCAGCTCTGGTACGGCATCCGCGGCGACGAGACCGGTGTCTACGGCGACGACACCCGCCGCGCACTGGAGTCGCGCACGAACCCCGACGACGGTTCGTAA
- a CDS encoding MurR/RpiR family transcriptional regulator, giving the protein MPSPQQARAQASAITSGKSVPEAEAAPTSRLREMFDGPRLSPGQRRIAQYLIEHITEAAFLSITELADRVGVSQPSVTRFAAAVGFSGYPALREKLQSIALSTLAGGPGEEDRANELQAAVDAEIENLENLRRDFADPDRVIQVGRALSRSTPLTVLGLRISVSLAEYFGYAARRIHPDVRLVTRGGSVAYDALMQSREAGGTWVLAFAMPRHSQETLNAVRVARGAGLKVVLVTDLALGPVADEADVVFATGTGSRMVFDSYAAPGVLAAALLQAMTDADPERTQARLEKYEQLSDQHQFFLKD; this is encoded by the coding sequence GTGCCCTCGCCGCAGCAGGCACGCGCCCAGGCATCAGCGATCACCTCGGGCAAGAGCGTGCCCGAGGCCGAGGCGGCACCGACCTCACGACTCAGGGAAATGTTCGACGGCCCCCGCCTGTCACCGGGTCAGCGGCGCATCGCCCAGTATCTGATCGAGCACATCACCGAGGCCGCATTCCTGTCGATCACCGAGCTGGCCGACCGGGTCGGGGTCAGCCAGCCCTCCGTCACCCGCTTCGCCGCCGCCGTCGGCTTCAGCGGCTATCCGGCGCTGCGCGAGAAGCTGCAGTCGATCGCGCTGAGCACGCTCGCGGGTGGGCCGGGCGAGGAGGACCGGGCCAACGAGCTCCAGGCCGCGGTCGACGCCGAGATCGAGAACCTGGAGAACCTGCGGCGCGACTTCGCCGATCCCGACCGCGTCATCCAGGTCGGCCGCGCGCTGTCCCGCTCCACCCCGCTGACCGTGCTCGGCCTGCGCATCTCGGTGTCGCTGGCCGAGTACTTCGGGTATGCGGCCCGCCGGATCCATCCCGACGTACGGCTGGTCACGCGGGGCGGCAGCGTGGCCTACGACGCGCTGATGCAGTCGCGTGAGGCCGGCGGCACCTGGGTCCTCGCCTTCGCCATGCCCCGGCACTCCCAGGAGACCCTCAACGCCGTCCGGGTGGCCCGCGGCGCCGGTCTGAAGGTCGTGCTCGTCACCGACCTCGCGCTCGGACCGGTGGCCGACGAGGCCGACGTCGTCTTCGCCACCGGGACCGGCTCGCGGATGGTGTTCGACTCCTACGCCGCGCCCGGCGTGCTGGCGGCAGCGCTGCTGCAGGCCATGACCGACGCCGATCCGGAGCGCACCCAGGCCCGCCTCGAGAAGTACGAGCAGCTCTCCGATCAGCACCAGTTCTTCCTGAAGGACTGA
- a CDS encoding phospholipid carrier-dependent glycosyltransferase, with protein MMAREQHLVLGRTALAGAPARPYTGVRRHRRWLVPLLVVLLLAQMAAAMVTTAVQQTPTIDEPVYVATATDYLHEHRIRYNPEHPPLGKLLIAAGVAVAGPHYDPGYAGTQGDVGRHLLYESGNDPGRLMLWARLPVIALTLLFGLVAFAFARELTGTAGGLVALALYAFSPDPIAHGSLATLDMPMTGFVLTSAWLVWRARRRPALYLPLAGAALGAAVATKMSALPAVPVLMGLAAVSVLAAGREVTRSGRPGTGADRWRHLPAGLTGLLGAGRRRPLPALGGAAVVAVVAVAVVWASYLVVDPRLRFSPAEPVPALHGLRGRLVDLLPLPPAYRAGMRVQFALEEQPWQGYLFGHLYTGSRWYYLPVALLVKTPLGLLALGAAGAVAVVAVRRLRPAAPYLLLPPAVLLAAAMTGSRDFGTRYALFVPVFLAVTAACVPACLPRPGRRWTAAAAAALVLWTALTSLRTFPCYLPYANEAFGGPANTHRLLHDSNVDWGQDLGRLADRLRQRYPDERVWLVYKGSGVPSYYGIHAADPRDVPPDRVHGLLVVSDSAVARARGRLAELIATSHPIDDVGHSITLFRR; from the coding sequence ATGATGGCGCGCGAACAGCACCTGGTCCTCGGCCGGACGGCTCTTGCCGGAGCACCGGCCCGCCCGTACACGGGAGTGCGCCGGCACCGGCGGTGGCTGGTGCCGCTCCTGGTCGTGCTGCTGCTCGCCCAGATGGCCGCGGCGATGGTGACGACGGCCGTGCAGCAGACGCCGACGATCGACGAGCCGGTGTACGTGGCGACGGCCACCGACTATCTGCACGAGCACCGGATCCGCTACAACCCCGAGCATCCGCCGCTCGGCAAGCTGCTGATCGCGGCCGGGGTCGCGGTGGCGGGGCCGCACTACGACCCGGGGTACGCCGGCACGCAAGGGGACGTGGGCCGGCATCTGCTGTACGAGTCGGGCAACGACCCCGGGCGGCTGATGCTGTGGGCGCGGCTGCCGGTCATCGCGCTGACGCTGCTGTTCGGGCTGGTCGCGTTCGCGTTCGCCCGTGAACTGACCGGCACGGCGGGCGGCTTGGTGGCACTCGCCCTGTACGCCTTCTCGCCCGATCCGATCGCGCACGGTTCACTGGCGACGCTGGACATGCCGATGACCGGCTTCGTGCTGACCTCGGCGTGGCTGGTGTGGCGGGCGCGCCGGCGGCCCGCGCTGTACCTGCCGCTCGCGGGGGCGGCTTTGGGGGCTGCCGTGGCGACCAAGATGAGCGCGCTGCCCGCGGTGCCGGTGCTGATGGGGCTCGCGGCGGTGTCGGTCCTCGCCGCGGGCCGGGAGGTGACGCGGTCCGGCCGGCCGGGCACGGGCGCGGACCGGTGGCGGCACCTGCCCGCGGGACTCACGGGCCTGCTCGGCGCCGGTCGGCGCAGACCCCTGCCGGCGCTCGGCGGGGCGGCCGTGGTGGCGGTGGTGGCCGTCGCCGTCGTCTGGGCCTCGTATCTGGTGGTCGACCCTCGGCTGCGGTTCTCTCCCGCCGAACCGGTACCGGCCCTGCACGGGCTGCGCGGCCGGCTGGTGGACCTGCTGCCGCTGCCGCCCGCGTACCGGGCCGGGATGCGGGTGCAGTTCGCGCTGGAGGAGCAGCCGTGGCAGGGCTATCTGTTCGGGCACCTGTACACCGGCTCGCGCTGGTACTACCTGCCCGTCGCCCTGCTGGTGAAGACGCCGCTCGGCCTGCTGGCGCTCGGTGCGGCCGGTGCCGTGGCGGTCGTCGCGGTACGGCGGCTGCGGCCCGCGGCGCCGTATCTGCTGCTGCCGCCCGCCGTACTGCTGGCGGCGGCGATGACGGGTTCGCGGGACTTCGGGACGCGGTACGCGCTGTTCGTTCCGGTGTTCCTGGCGGTGACGGCGGCCTGTGTACCGGCCTGCCTGCCGCGCCCGGGCCGGCGGTGGACGGCCGCCGCGGCCGCCGCGCTGGTGCTGTGGACGGCGCTGACTTCGCTGCGGACCTTCCCCTGCTACCTGCCGTATGCCAACGAGGCGTTCGGCGGGCCGGCCAACACCCATCGGCTGCTGCACGACTCCAACGTGGACTGGGGCCAGGACCTCGGACGACTCGCGGACCGGCTCCGGCAGCGCTACCCGGATGAGCGGGTGTGGCTGGTGTACAAGGGCAGCGGTGTGCCCTCGTACTACGGCATACACGCCGCCGATCCGCGTGACGTGCCGCCGGACCGGGTGCACGGGCTGCTGGTGGTGTCGGACTCGGCGGTCGCCAGGGCACGCGGACGACTGGCCGAACTGATCGCCACCAGTCATCCGATCGACGATGTGGGTCATTCGATCACTCTCTTTCGTCGCTGA